Within Populus trichocarpa isolate Nisqually-1 chromosome 6, P.trichocarpa_v4.1, whole genome shotgun sequence, the genomic segment AAATCGTGGgtcctttaaaagaaaaaagaatgagaatatgTGAAGCTGGTGGTTCTTGTTTCTTGATAGCCATCTTGCATGTGCATCCCTCTTCCTTGTTTAGTATACTTTCATATAACAGAACTTCATTAATGAAAATGGTCATTATAGCATATGCTATGCATGCTTAAATAGGATTATAATGTAAGAATATTTCAAAATCCTTGTTCATgcataagaatattttaaaatagtcaCAAAGTACTAAATTCCCTTGTGGAATTTGAAGcctcctatatttttttaaatagtgtttaGTTGCTGGATTCTGTTGTGAATGACACTCTTCTGTGGTGCCATTTCACTTTCTTCATCAGCATCTCTCAAGGATAgcatataaaagaagaagagaggattACCAACTTTTGCTTGTAGTATTATGGCAGGGCTTGATGGTCAAGCTAAATTTGTTGAGGGCAGTGACTTCGTGGCCATCTTATCATCTCAAGGGATAGATTATCTTTTATCTGGTGAAGGAAAGGTATTCCCTTAGAAGCTCTCTTTTTCTGCAATTTTCCCCCCCTCTAAAATCCCTTTTCCTTCTCTTATACTGCAgagcttttatatttttatgtttgattacTGAAAGGTTTATGAAAgtggaaaaacaaaatgagagtTTACTTAGCTGCTAAAAAGGAATTTTTCATTGTAATGAAATAACTAAAGTTCAAAATCTCGTTTTGATTTGAGTTTAGGTGCCCTTGTCATCATGTGATTGTAAGGTAATTTGCCTCTTCTTCTCGGCAAACTGGTGCAGGCCATGTAAAGCATTTGCTCCCCAGCTTGTGAAAATTTATAATAGCCTAAGAGGTACTGGTAAAAAACTAGAGATTGTCTTCATCTCCTTTGATCGCGATGAGGATGGATTCAAGGAACACTTCAAGTGTATGCCATGGCTTGCAGTCCCATTTGAAGTAAACTTGCATAGACATTTGAGTGACATCTATCATGTTAATCGCATTCCATCATGTATCTCGTTGGGTTCAGATGGAATATCAGTTGAAGAAGATATGATTGGATTGATAGAAGACTTTGGTGCTGAAGCATTTCCCTTCACCAGGGAAAGATTCGACGAACTGAGGTCTATCGATGATGCAAAGCGCCAGGGAGGAAAATTACAGCAACTTCTGGCACATGAAGGACGAAACTATGTTTTATCAGGAGATACTAGAAAGgtgatttaattttatccctgatTTTACAAATGGCATGCCAGGCATAACTTTGACATTTTTTGACCTTTCTGCAGATATTTGTATCTGAACTTGTTGGCAAGACAATAGGCCTTTACTTTGGCGCACACTGGTGCCCTCCAAGCCGTGCCTTCACTACGCAACTTATCCAAAATTACAATGAGATCATAACCACTAATGATGGATGCTTTGAAATTATCTTAGTCTCTACAGACCGAGACCTTAAAGAATTTAATACCAACCTAAGTAACATGCCATGGCTTGCTATTCCATACGAGGACAGGACACGGCAAGACCTTTGCAGGATCTTTAACATTAAAGGGATTCCAGCTTTGGTCATTATTGGACAAGATGGGAAGATCATTAGAACAGATGGGAAAGCCATGATTTCCTTATATGGTGCTAAGGCTTTCCCATTTACAGAGTCAAGGATTACAGAGATCGAAGCAACTTTGAAGGAGGAAGGAGATGCATTACCTCGGCAAGTAAAAGATATAAAGCACCAACATGCTCTGAAGTTGGACATGGCAAAAGCATATGTATGTGACTGCTGCAACGGGCAAGGCAAGTTCTGGGCATTCTCTTGTGATGTGTGTGATTATGACCTTCATCCAGCATGTGTAGAAGAGGCATGCTCAGACTGTTTAATGAAAGTCCGCGATATTAATTTAACAGCCTAAATGTAATACTtgaatgaagaataaattaCCTTACCtctccaagaaaacaaattttcttgTCCATTTATTTAATGTAAGAAACTGATTTTGTGCAACAATTTAAGACTAGTGGATTAAGGAGTCAAAGGCCTCATATCTCTTACCCTATGCATGCCAATTAGGATAAAAGAACCAAAAATCTGATGGCACCTGAATGTCTGTGGTCAAGCACCAGAGAGAAATTTGTGGGGGGAGAGAATTTTGAGGATGGCTTGTATCGATCAAGTTAGTTAGaagagcaaaaaaacaaaaaagtgaaaaaacaaaagccaGCCTAATTTAGGAAGACACAGATAGGATCGCTGAACTTGAGGGAAAAAGGATATTGCAGAACCACAAAGCGGTTAGGTTACCTTCCTTTCTCTCTGCCTCTAGAGAAAGGAAGCaataatcaaagaaaagaaaagcaaaaacatCCCATTTGCATTAAATTTTTGATATACGCACTGCATTCCTGAGTTTCCTGAAGAGAAACTTGAAGGTGATTAAAAGGCTCTCAGAAGCTTCTGATAAGATAGAAGAAGAGAAATCAATCTGTATAACGTTTCAAAAGTCCTGTTATTAATTGCAAGGATATAAATTAGTTTATAGAGAGATATGTGGATGCCAAGGTCTATGCCGGAGAAAAGGAATGGAGGAAATGGATTAATTGCAGTGGCAATAGACAAGGATAAAGGCAGCCAAATCGCCCTCAAATGGACTATTGACAATCTTTTGGTGAAAGGGCAGACTGTTATTCTCATCCATGTCAATCTCAAATCATCTTTATCTTCATATTATGCTTCCCCAAGTAAGGATTCAACCTCGTTATCCGTGCAGATTACAGATGCAAATTGAAAGTTGTCATGGATTCCATTTTGCAACTTGctttcatgatatttttctgaaagcatcattttaattaacaagaaaTGCTATTTTCCTTAGAAGTTAtgcataaaaaaagatggaaaattggtaacaaatgaaatcaaatcatGGATTTTCATGCCGACGGAAAGAAGCCGTGCAAGAAGCAGTATAGCTTTGCAATGAAtacatttcttttaaaatagtcTCACATAGGAGAAGTTTCTCAACATGTTCCTGATCATTTTTATTGCAGGGCTGAACCAAATTTCTGATTCCAATGGCACATCCAGTCCCGATTCCAAGGATTTGTTCCTTCCTTTCCGCTGTTTCTGCACACGTAAAGATGTGAGTGTTGAAGATGaaaccttcattttctttcaatgcACACTCAATCTTGAAAAGCCTATCCTGCAAGAAACATTTACCTACATTATTATCAAGAGTACATGTATAGTTGCTCTAGAATTCTATATAAATTGGATTCACGAAGGACTTTTAAGAAAGCACACATTTTACATCATATTCCTAAGTCTTTAAACTTCTGTATTCAACTTTGACATCAGATTAACTGCAAGGATGTCGTACTGGAAGACACGGATGTCGCAAAAGCATTAACTGAATACGTTACCCAGACTGCAATTGAGACTTTGATTGTTGGTGCGTCGGCAAAAGGAGGCTTTCTTAGGTATGTACCTCTCTTGATAAATCACTAGCAGGAAAATTTATGTACCAGAACTTTTATATCTGATATAGAAGATGAGTGTTTAGAAGTTAGATTTCTGAAAATATTGCTATAAACGACACAATGCATCCATCTCAAATGCTGTGACAGACAAGATAGACTAGCGTCAGATGCTAtgataaattgttttatatttataaattagtaTGTTGAAATGTGATAGTAGGCATGTGAACATGGCTAACAAGCTTTGCATTAGCAGTCTGGATGAGTGTAAAGACTAATGATATTATGAGAGCATAAATTTATTCCAAATTCCTGAACTTCCAAAAAATTTCTTCCTAGAAGATTCAAAGCAGCAGATGTCGCAGGCAGCGTGTCAAAGGGGGCACCAGATTTTTGCACTGTATATGTTATAGCCAAAGGGAAGATACAATCCATGCGGGCTGCCTCCCGTTCTTCACCAGTTAACTCTTCATTGCATAACCAACTCAACCAAAACAGCACAACACCAGCTTCTATGGATGCACATACCCCCCGTACTCGTGTTAAAAGAGGTCaacgattttgttttttacttcttttcctttgtatttattttccatgatctAAGTCAGCTCCCATTGATCATCTTGAATTACTGATGTATTTTCAATCAGTAGCTGAGAAGCCACCACTGGAGCTACCTCGAAAATCAGTTGGCGATACAGAATCCTTCAGGTAAGAGATGCTCAGTGCTCACCGTCATTGCTTTGTAAGAGGAACAATGAAACTCTGAAAACATATATTAACGACATAGCTAGTTTGCTAGTGAAGAAAAGGCCTGAAATGTTTTAGAACAATTCATCCGGACTCCTATCGATGACCCTGTGTCTTCTATAGTACCCAAATGAGAAAGCAGAAAATCTATCAGTCTCTTAAAGGACTAACTTGAGACATTTTGCAACTGAAAACAGGTCACCATTCACCAGGAGAGGTTTAACTGGAAAATCATATGGTGAACTCTCGGTTCCAGATACTGATATATCCTTTGTCAGCTCCGGCAGACCAAGCATTGATCGCATATTTCCAGCATTTTATGACAACACTGAAACAAGCCGCACCCCTCCACGGCTGTCAAACTTCTCTGACATTGACAGCAACTATAGCTTTGAATCACTGCATCATGGAAGGAAGTCACTGGATCAAGGTGGCTTTTCACCTGAATTATCAACCTTCTCAAATGAAAGTGACCAGATGCCATCAGCTGCGGTAAGAGCGTTTAGCCATTCATTTGAATATCAGAAATGTAGGACCTGCATTTTCTATAAACGAATAAGCTTATGTCTATAACACCAGAATCCTCAAATAgtgtaatattaaataaacacaGATCTAAACCTTGTTACCCTAGAAACAAACTAATCTGTGAAAAGTTCTAGTTGATCCTTGCAGATTAAAAAATGTTGCCCACCTTCCTGTAAAGCTGACAACGATTTCTAGTTTTCTCAAATGACAAGCAATCCACTATCTACATTACTGTTTGTGAGAGCTAACAATTACATTAAATATATAGATGAA encodes:
- the LOC18100795 gene encoding probable nucleoredoxin 3, whose protein sequence is MAGLDGQAKFVEGSDFVAILSSQGIDYLLSGEGKVPLSSCDCKVICLFFSANWCRPCKAFAPQLVKIYNSLRGTGKKLEIVFISFDRDEDGFKEHFKCMPWLAVPFEVNLHRHLSDIYHVNRIPSCISLGSDGISVEEDMIGLIEDFGAEAFPFTRERFDELRSIDDAKRQGGKLQQLLAHEGRNYVLSGDTRKIFVSELVGKTIGLYFGAHWCPPSRAFTTQLIQNYNEIITTNDGCFEIILVSTDRDLKEFNTNLSNMPWLAIPYEDRTRQDLCRIFNIKGIPALVIIGQDGKIIRTDGKAMISLYGAKAFPFTESRITEIEATLKEEGDALPRQVKDIKHQHALKLDMAKAYVCDCCNGQGKFWAFSCDVCDYDLHPACVEEACSDCLMKVRDINLTA